In Gouania willdenowi chromosome 15, fGouWil2.1, whole genome shotgun sequence, one DNA window encodes the following:
- the ntpcr gene encoding cancer-related nucleoside-triphosphatase, protein MEREREAMFKHVFLTGPPGVGKTTLVQKACESLLSSGVGVEGFYTEEVRQGGRRVGFDVVTVAGERAHLSRIRDSITSASHSRQEPTVGQYVVDLPSFETLALPLFRNMSDSRKVFVIDEIGKMELFSQSFIRAVRQTLDSSSCIILGTIPVPKGKPLTLVEEVRSRRDVQVFTVSKENRNAILQEILTALQKCLNQTG, encoded by the exons ATGgagcgagagagagaagcgATGTTCAAACACGTGTTCCTCACCGGACCTCCAG gTGTTGGTAAAACCACCCTGGTGCAGAAAGCCTGTGAGTCTTTGTTGTCATCAGGAGTGGGAGTAGAAGGCTTTTACACAGAGGAGGTGAGGCAGGGCGGCCGCAGAGTGGGCTTTGATGTGGTCACGGTGGCTGGGGAGAGGGCCCACCTGTCCAGAATCAg AGACTCCATCACCAGTGCCTCCCACAGCAGACAGGAGCCCACTGTAGGACAGTATGTGGTGGACCTGCCTTCATTTGAGACCCTGGCCCTCCCCCTCTTCAGAAAC atgagCGACAGCAGgaaggtttttgtcattgacgAGATAGGAAAAATGGAGCTTTTTAGCCAGTCGTTCATCAGGGCTGTAAGGCAGACGTTGGACAGCTCCTCCTGCATAATTCTGGGCACTATCCCCGTCCCTAAAGGAAAACCTCTGACTCTGGTGGAGGAAGTGAGGAGCAGAAGGGACGTCCAGGTCTTCACA GTATCAAAGGAGAACAGAAATGCTATTCTACAGGAAATCCTCACAGCCctacaaaaatgtttaaatcaaaCTGGATAA